In the genome of Streptomyces globosus, one region contains:
- a CDS encoding dihydrofolate reductase family protein: MRKVTYSMNVSLDGYIVGPDGGFDWTPPHADVFRFWIDEIRGVDVHLLGRRLYETMLYWETADVSSLDEAEREWVSLWNPLPKVVFSTTLTDVRGRARLASGSPAEEIERLRAEPGQGEIAIGGATLAAQAAAADLIDEYRAMVYPVLVGGGIPFFPRADQRVDLTLAETRTFTSGVVCLDYRVARPARP, from the coding sequence ATGCGCAAGGTGACGTACTCGATGAACGTCTCGCTGGACGGCTACATCGTCGGGCCGGACGGCGGCTTCGACTGGACGCCCCCTCACGCGGACGTCTTCCGCTTCTGGATCGACGAGATCAGGGGGGTGGACGTCCACCTGCTGGGGCGCCGCCTGTACGAGACGATGCTCTACTGGGAGACCGCCGACGTCTCCTCACTCGACGAGGCGGAGCGGGAGTGGGTGTCGCTCTGGAACCCGCTGCCGAAAGTCGTGTTCTCCACGACGCTGACCGACGTCCGGGGCCGTGCCCGCCTGGCCTCGGGCAGCCCGGCCGAGGAGATCGAGCGGCTGCGGGCGGAGCCGGGACAGGGGGAGATCGCGATCGGCGGTGCCACGCTCGCCGCCCAGGCGGCCGCGGCGGACCTGATCGACGAGTACCGGGCCATGGTGTACCCGGTCCTCGTGGGCGGCGGCATTCCGTTCTTCCCGAGGGCCGATCAGCGGGTGGACCTCACCCTGGCCGAGACCCGCACCTTCACCTCGGGCGTCGTCTGCCTCGACTACCGCGTGGCACGCCCGGCCCGACCCTAG
- a CDS encoding SH3 domain-containing protein: MARRVVAVSAVVAGVVAGTGGWTAGAVVNGQEGPAPQRSAAVTAAYPKGVVVSRSGVHVRAKPTVYSNVVKTLRHEQVVYLVCQQRGGWVEGNPVWYRLHGVNGWVSARYVHDLQPVRAC; the protein is encoded by the coding sequence ATGGCCAGGCGTGTGGTGGCGGTGTCCGCGGTGGTGGCGGGCGTGGTGGCCGGGACGGGCGGCTGGACGGCGGGGGCCGTCGTGAACGGTCAGGAGGGCCCGGCGCCGCAGCGGTCGGCCGCCGTGACGGCCGCGTACCCGAAGGGCGTGGTGGTCTCCCGGTCGGGTGTCCACGTACGGGCGAAGCCGACGGTGTACTCGAACGTCGTCAAGACGCTGCGCCACGAGCAGGTGGTGTACCTGGTGTGCCAGCAGCGCGGCGGCTGGGTGGAGGGCAATCCGGTCTGGTACCGGCTCCACGGGGTGAACGGCTGGGTGTCCGCCCGCTACGTGCACGACCTGCAGCCCGTACGGGCCTGCTGA
- a CDS encoding subtilase-type protease inhibitor, with protein sequence MAEAQPASLYAPSALVFSVAKGDDANSTVVRATTLSCAPSAQGTHPDPEAACEALKSTDGTFDRLLAAPDPNRACPMHYDPVTVTADGVWQGSRVSWKHTFGNSCSMSATLNGNAVFSF encoded by the coding sequence ATGGCGGAGGCACAGCCCGCAAGCCTGTACGCCCCGTCCGCCCTGGTCTTCTCCGTCGCCAAGGGGGACGACGCCAACAGCACCGTCGTCCGGGCGACCACCCTCAGCTGCGCCCCGAGCGCCCAGGGCACCCACCCCGACCCCGAGGCCGCCTGTGAGGCGCTGAAGTCCACCGACGGCACGTTCGACCGCCTGCTCGCCGCCCCGGACCCGAACCGCGCGTGCCCCATGCACTACGACCCGGTCACGGTCACCGCGGACGGCGTCTGGCAGGGCAGCCGCGTCTCGTGGAAGCACACCTTCGGCAACTCCTGCTCCATGTCCGCGACCCTGAACGGCAACGCCGTCTTCTCGTTCTGA
- a CDS encoding VOC family protein — translation MLADSKAFSGFSVRRIADVREFYASTLGLRVSGDDEMLTLHLGGGGEVLVYPKEAHEPAAFTVLNFPVPDIDKAVDALAARGVVFERYEEFEHDGKGIVRDAGGPAIAWFKDPAGNVLSVLTPP, via the coding sequence ATGCTGGCGGACAGCAAGGCGTTCAGCGGCTTCTCGGTGCGGCGGATCGCCGACGTCCGGGAGTTCTACGCCTCGACGCTCGGGCTGCGCGTCTCGGGAGACGACGAGATGCTCACGCTGCACCTCGGCGGGGGCGGTGAAGTCCTGGTGTACCCGAAGGAGGCGCACGAGCCGGCCGCGTTCACCGTGCTGAACTTCCCGGTGCCGGACATCGACAAGGCGGTCGACGCACTGGCCGCGCGGGGCGTGGTGTTCGAGCGCTACGAGGAGTTCGAGCACGACGGGAAGGGCATCGTCCGCGACGCCGGGGGCCCGGCCATCGCCTGGTTCAAGGACCCTGCGGGGAACGTGCTGTCGGTGCTGACGCCCCCCTGA